A single region of the Nocardioides ochotonae genome encodes:
- a CDS encoding nuclear transport factor 2 family protein codes for MSDVEEICRLKYRYLRTLDSKQWEDFEACFAPDATADYDGLVFEDRSALVDYMRTHMVEGMYTMHQAHHPEIEVDGDTATGRWYLQDKVLVPAYDFMLEGAAFYADRYARTADGWRVTHTGYRRTFEMKYDLKQLPGLKITGPGVATH; via the coding sequence GTGAGCGACGTCGAGGAGATCTGCCGGCTGAAGTACCGCTACCTGCGCACCTTGGACTCCAAGCAGTGGGAGGACTTCGAGGCGTGCTTCGCGCCCGACGCCACCGCCGACTACGACGGCCTGGTCTTCGAGGACCGGTCGGCGCTGGTGGACTACATGCGCACCCACATGGTGGAGGGGATGTACACCATGCACCAGGCGCACCACCCCGAGATCGAGGTCGACGGCGACACCGCGACCGGTCGCTGGTACCTCCAGGACAAGGTCCTGGTGCCGGCCTACGACTTCATGCTGGAGGGGGCGGCCTTCTACGCCGACCGCTACGCCCGCACCGCGGACGGCTGGCGGGTCACCCACACCGGCTACCGCCGCACCTTCGAGATGAAGTACGACCTCAAGCAGCTCCCCGGCCTGAAGATCACCGGCCCGGGCGTCGCCACGCACTGA
- a CDS encoding LytR C-terminal domain-containing protein has translation MSPDSDLSPRSRSALTLGVLVLLLVGGAVWGWTALTSPLPGISEEVCVETEIAAGSKIYPDQVLVNVLNAGNRNGLAGRTMQEFIDAGFGEGTRDNAPRGTDVIRAQIWTSTPQHPAVRLVRSRLGDAKVIKRRTTQPGVLVVVGDKFDKLVPGRKTTVAARDITICSPPVV, from the coding sequence ATGAGCCCCGACAGCGACCTCTCGCCGCGCAGTCGCAGCGCGCTGACCCTCGGCGTCCTGGTCCTGCTCCTCGTCGGCGGGGCAGTGTGGGGCTGGACCGCCCTGACCTCGCCGCTGCCCGGGATCTCCGAGGAGGTCTGCGTCGAGACCGAGATCGCGGCGGGCAGCAAGATCTACCCCGACCAGGTGCTGGTGAACGTGCTCAACGCGGGCAATCGCAACGGACTGGCCGGGCGCACGATGCAGGAGTTCATCGACGCCGGTTTCGGCGAGGGCACGCGCGACAACGCGCCCCGCGGCACCGACGTCATCCGCGCCCAGATCTGGACCTCCACGCCCCAGCACCCCGCCGTCCGACTGGTCCGCTCGCGCCTCGGGGACGCCAAGGTCATCAAGCGCCGCACGACCCAGCCGGGCGTGCTGGTCGTCGTCGGGGACAAGTTCGACAAGCTCGTCCCCGGGCGCAAGACCACCGTGGCCGCCCGCGACATCACGATCTGCAGCCCGCCGGTCGTCTAG
- a CDS encoding type II toxin-antitoxin system VapB family antitoxin: MIFKRVGDSRPYPDPGLTPREWAAIAPRAVRLDSLITTKDTLQLAALLDEDSTFYGDLFAHVVEWRGELYLEDGLHRALRAALRQRSVLHARVHVVSE; the protein is encoded by the coding sequence GTGATCTTCAAGCGCGTCGGCGACAGCCGCCCGTACCCCGATCCCGGACTGACCCCCCGGGAGTGGGCGGCGATCGCCCCGCGTGCGGTCCGCCTGGACTCGCTGATCACCACCAAGGACACCTTGCAGCTGGCGGCCCTCCTCGACGAGGACTCCACCTTCTACGGCGACCTGTTCGCCCACGTGGTCGAGTGGCGTGGCGAGCTCTACCTGGAGGACGGCCTGCACCGCGCGCTGCGCGCGGCCCTGCGCCAGCGCAGCGTGCTGCACGCCCGGGTCCACGTGGTGTCCGAATGA